A genomic region of Streptomyces sp. R33 contains the following coding sequences:
- a CDS encoding tyrosine-protein phosphatase: protein MSRARIRLVTAVLASALALGTLPAASAASAAPAAGATAAGRYHQQAETIRQIPLQGAVNVRDLGGYRTWTGGQVRQGLVYRSDALSKLTQGDITTVSGLGLTKVVDFRIPMELRYDGADRLPAGLTATSRPVSDLGLYGTLVGAISSGDPATQEQMLGGGRAEAYMRDIYRTFVTSPENRAQFAATVREIADGGQDPLLYHCTSGKDRTGWMSYVLLRALAVPEETAERDYLASNTFRAAYDAQVRAGLKQSGRMQNPDLLIPLQEVRQDYLDAATAQLAADYGSFYGYLTDGLGLDLRTLAKLQTKLVR, encoded by the coding sequence ATGAGCCGTGCCCGAATCCGCCTGGTGACCGCGGTGCTCGCTTCCGCTCTCGCCCTCGGCACCCTGCCCGCCGCCTCCGCCGCCTCTGCCGCGCCGGCGGCGGGCGCCACCGCCGCCGGCCGGTACCACCAGCAGGCGGAAACGATTCGCCAGATCCCCCTCCAGGGCGCGGTCAACGTCCGCGACCTGGGCGGCTACCGCACCTGGACCGGCGGTCAGGTCCGCCAGGGCCTGGTCTACCGCTCCGACGCGCTCAGCAAGCTGACGCAAGGAGACATCACCACCGTCTCCGGTCTCGGCCTCACGAAGGTCGTCGATTTCCGCATCCCCATGGAGCTCCGGTACGACGGCGCCGACCGGCTGCCCGCGGGGCTCACCGCCACCTCCCGCCCCGTCAGCGACCTCGGCCTGTACGGGACGCTCGTCGGCGCGATCTCCAGCGGCGACCCCGCCACGCAGGAGCAGATGCTCGGAGGCGGCCGCGCCGAGGCCTACATGCGCGACATCTACCGCACCTTCGTGACCAGCCCCGAGAACCGGGCGCAGTTCGCGGCGACGGTACGGGAGATCGCGGACGGCGGCCAGGACCCGCTCCTGTACCACTGCACCTCGGGCAAGGACCGGACGGGCTGGATGAGTTACGTCCTGCTGCGCGCCCTGGCCGTCCCCGAGGAGACGGCCGAGCGCGACTACCTCGCGTCGAACACGTTCCGCGCCGCGTACGACGCGCAGGTGCGGGCGGGCCTGAAGCAGTCCGGGCGGATGCAGAACCCGGACCTGCTGATCCCGCTCCAGGAGGTCCGCCAGGACTACCTGGACGCGGCGACCGCACAACTGGCCGCCGACTACGGCAGCTTCTACGGCTACCTCACGGACGGCCTCGGCCTGGACCTGCGGACGCTCGCGAAACTCCAGACGAAGCTGGTCCGCTAG
- a CDS encoding NAD(P)H-dependent flavin oxidoreductase yields the protein MRTPFTELVGVEHPIVQTGMGWVAGPRLVSGAANAGALGILASATMTVDELRAAVREVRSRTEAPFGVNLRADAGDAAERVRLIIDEGVRVASFALAPSKELIAQLKDAGVVVIPSIGARRHAEKVAAWGADAVIVQGGEGGGHTGDVATTVLLPQVVDAVDIPVVAAGGFHDGRGLVAALSYGAAGIAMGTRFLLTSDSTVPDAVKARYLAAGVKDVTVTTAVDGLPHRMLRTELVASLERAGRTRALARAVRHAAAFRRLSGLSWPQMVRDGLAMKHGKDLSWSQVLLAANTPMLLKASMVEGRTDLGVMASGQVAGVIEDLPSCAELVARVMAEAHTVLARLERLHGERAHSPRPHPHPHPHPHPLDALPPPG from the coding sequence ATGCGGACGCCGTTCACGGAACTGGTCGGTGTCGAGCACCCGATCGTGCAGACGGGCATGGGCTGGGTGGCCGGGCCCCGGCTGGTCTCGGGCGCCGCCAACGCGGGCGCCCTCGGCATCCTGGCCTCGGCCACGATGACCGTGGACGAGCTGCGTGCGGCGGTCCGCGAGGTCAGGTCCCGTACGGAGGCCCCGTTCGGGGTCAACCTCCGCGCGGACGCGGGGGACGCCGCCGAGCGCGTCCGGCTGATCATCGACGAGGGCGTACGGGTCGCCTCGTTCGCGCTCGCGCCGTCGAAGGAGCTGATTGCACAGCTCAAGGACGCGGGTGTGGTCGTGATCCCGTCGATCGGGGCCCGGCGGCACGCCGAGAAGGTCGCGGCGTGGGGGGCCGACGCGGTGATCGTGCAGGGCGGCGAGGGCGGCGGGCACACCGGGGACGTGGCCACGACGGTACTGCTGCCCCAGGTGGTCGATGCGGTGGACATCCCGGTGGTCGCGGCAGGCGGCTTCCACGACGGCCGCGGGCTGGTCGCCGCGCTGTCGTACGGGGCTGCGGGCATCGCCATGGGCACCCGCTTCCTGCTGACCTCGGACTCCACCGTCCCGGACGCGGTCAAGGCCCGGTACCTCGCGGCAGGCGTCAAGGACGTCACCGTGACGACGGCCGTGGACGGGCTGCCGCACCGGATGCTGCGCACCGAGCTGGTCGCGTCCCTCGAGCGGGCGGGCCGTACCCGGGCGCTGGCCCGGGCGGTCCGGCACGCGGCCGCCTTCCGCAGGCTCTCCGGGCTGTCCTGGCCGCAGATGGTGCGCGACGGCCTCGCGATGAAACACGGCAAGGACCTGTCCTGGAGCCAGGTCCTGCTCGCCGCGAACACCCCCATGCTCCTCAAGGCGTCCATGGTCGAGGGCCGTACGGACCTCGGCGTCATGGCATCGGGCCAGGTCGCGGGGGTGATCGAGGATCTGCCGTCCTGTGCGGAGCTCGTCGCCCGCGTCATGGCCGAGGCACACACCGTGCTGGCACGGCTGGAACGCCTGCACGGCGAACGTGCGCACTCACCACGTCCGCACCCGCACCCGCACCCGCACCCGCACCCGCTCGACGCCCTGCCACCACCAGGGTGA
- a CDS encoding CoA-transferase subunit beta, with protein MSTATAASRAEYCVIACAEAWRGNGEVLASPMGLIPSFGARLAKRTFSPDLLLTDGEALLVGLGGEAEGWLPYRRHLTMVTGGRRHVMMGASQIDRFGNQNISCIGDWARPARQLLGVRGAPVNTLNNPVSYWVPKHSPRVFVERVDMVSGVGYDRAEAAGVTRFHRLPRVVSDLGVFDFAGPDHSMRLASLHPGVTVEQVRAATGFDLAVDSADGEVPYTREPTADELRLIREVIDPKGLRDREVRV; from the coding sequence GTGAGCACAGCGACGGCCGCCTCCCGGGCGGAGTACTGCGTGATCGCCTGCGCCGAGGCCTGGCGCGGCAACGGCGAGGTGCTCGCCAGCCCGATGGGCCTGATCCCGTCGTTCGGGGCCCGGCTGGCGAAGCGGACCTTCTCCCCCGACCTGCTCCTGACCGACGGGGAGGCCCTGCTCGTCGGCCTCGGCGGCGAGGCCGAGGGCTGGCTCCCGTACCGCCGCCACCTCACGATGGTCACCGGCGGGCGGCGGCACGTGATGATGGGCGCCAGCCAGATCGACCGGTTCGGCAACCAGAACATCTCCTGCATCGGCGACTGGGCCCGGCCGGCCCGCCAGCTCCTCGGGGTGCGCGGAGCGCCGGTCAACACCCTGAACAATCCGGTGAGTTACTGGGTGCCGAAGCATTCCCCGCGGGTGTTCGTCGAGCGCGTCGACATGGTGAGCGGGGTGGGCTACGACCGGGCGGAGGCGGCCGGGGTGACCCGCTTCCACCGGCTCCCGCGGGTGGTCAGCGATCTCGGCGTCTTCGATTTCGCCGGCCCGGACCACTCGATGCGCCTGGCCTCGCTCCATCCGGGCGTCACCGTCGAACAGGTCCGGGCGGCCACCGGGTTCGACCTGGCGGTCGACTCCGCAGACGGCGAGGTCCCGTACACGCGGGAGCCGACCGCCGACGAGCTGCGGCTGATCCGCGAGGTGATCGACCCGAAGGGGCTGCGCGACCGGGAAGTGCGGGTCTGA
- a CDS encoding CoA transferase subunit A, which yields MTDKTMTPEEVVGQLRSGMTLGIGGWGSRRKPMALVRALLRSEITDLTVISYGGPDVGLLAAAGRIRRLVAPFATLDTIPLEPHFRAARESGAFTLTELDEAMFMWGLHAAANRLPFLPVRAGLGSDVMRVNPELRTVTSPYADGEELVAVPALRMDAALVHLNRADRLGNGQYLGPDPYFDDLFCEAADAAYLSCELLVETAELSKAGPPQSLLVSRHSVTGVVETPNGAHFTSCVPDHGRDEAFQKLYATTPWPEFSARFLSGGSEHAYQSAVQAWHEEQK from the coding sequence ATGACCGACAAGACGATGACCCCCGAAGAGGTGGTCGGGCAGCTGCGCAGCGGGATGACCCTGGGCATCGGCGGCTGGGGGTCGCGGCGCAAGCCCATGGCCCTGGTGCGGGCACTGCTCCGTTCCGAGATCACCGATCTCACCGTGATCTCGTACGGCGGCCCCGACGTCGGCCTGCTCGCGGCAGCCGGCCGGATCCGCAGGCTCGTCGCGCCCTTCGCCACCCTCGACACCATCCCGCTGGAGCCGCATTTCCGGGCGGCCCGCGAGAGCGGCGCCTTCACCCTCACCGAGCTCGACGAGGCCATGTTCATGTGGGGCCTGCACGCCGCCGCGAACCGGCTCCCCTTCCTCCCCGTCCGCGCCGGCCTCGGATCCGACGTCATGCGGGTCAACCCCGAGCTGCGCACCGTCACCTCCCCCTACGCCGACGGCGAGGAGCTCGTCGCCGTCCCCGCCCTGCGCATGGACGCCGCGCTGGTCCACCTCAACCGCGCCGACCGCCTCGGCAACGGCCAGTACCTGGGTCCGGACCCGTACTTCGACGACCTGTTCTGCGAGGCCGCCGACGCCGCGTACCTCTCCTGCGAACTGCTCGTGGAGACCGCCGAGCTCTCCAAGGCCGGCCCCCCGCAGTCCCTGCTGGTCAGCCGGCACTCCGTCACGGGCGTCGTCGAGACCCCGAACGGGGCGCACTTCACCTCCTGCGTCCCCGACCACGGGCGCGACGAGGCCTTCCAGAAGCTGTACGCGACCACCCCCTGGCCGGAGTTCTCCGCCCGCTTCCTGTCCGGCGGCAGCGAGCACGCCTACCAGTCGGCCGTCCAGGCCTGGCACGAGGAGCAGAAGTGA